TCCGCTCGGCGCGGGACAGGACATTGCGATGTCGCGAAAGCGACGCTTTGCTCTTTAGTGAACGATCCATGGACATCGTAGTAATACCTCGTTGCGTGTTTAGACCGGATCGCCGGCCTTGGTTGACGAAAAACTCACGAAAAGACACCCTTTGAACTGATACCGGCCACCGGCGGTGCGATACTCCTGGCCGAGTTGTTCGATTTTTCTTTGGAACGCGGCCCGCTCCTGGGCCGTGGTCTTGCCCGGCGCGAACCCCTGTTCGGCAAAGAGGACAAAGCCGTTGCTTCGCTTGCGGGCAAAGGTCCGCACGCCGCGCTCGAGGAGAAACTGGCGGACATGCGCCACATCATGGGCCAGCACATCTCCGCTTCGCTCCCGTGTGACGAGGAAAGACTCGATCTGAAGATAGTTAAGGCTCTCCGGAGTTCCCGGCGAGGGTCGCGCTTCGACTTCTTCCGCGACATGTGCGGGCTTGTTGGCGTTGACGGCCGAGGCGGGACGCTGGAGAAGGTGCGACAAATCGGGATTGCGGAGCGCTGCGTCGGCAGCACTTGGCTTTTTCTGGGGCGATGTCGGCGCCGGCAAGAGCGGCGATGCCGACGGATCGCCATTATTCGCACGAGCGGCGACCGGCGGAAGGCGGGAAGTGGACGATCGCTGACCGACGACATAGGCCGCCAGGGCAATCGTGGCGACGACACCGACGACCGCCACGCAGGCGGGGGTGCTGAGTTGGAGCGACAGGCGACCGTTTGCAAATCTGAAGATAGGGGGCGATTCGACGGCCTCGTCGGAATCTATCGGATCGGTCGAAAGCTTCAGCGGCTCGGCCTCGATGGGCTTGGGCAGGCGCGGTTCGGGCACTCCAGGTTCCGGCAACTCGACCGGATGCTGCGCCGCCAGTTCCGCCGCCGCCTCCTCTTCCGATAGCGCTTCGGCGACGGAAAGGACCGGCGCGGCCACCTTCCGTTTAAGCCACGAGAGCCGCGGCCGCTCGCGGGGCGTCGCGGCGATGGGCGCCTTGCTCATCACATCAAAAAGGCTGGGTCCGCGTCGGGGTTTCATGGCCGCTCTTCCAATCGCCGGGTAGTCGGTTCGGGCTTGCATAAAGCCGGTACGAACGGGCTGCCCTGCCGGTTTGGTAGGATAACGCGGAAAGGACAAAACGGCAAAACCCTTGTCATGCCCTACAGATAACGTCAGCGTCTGATTTTGGACCCACTTTGCCGACTCGGACGGCAGGCCATAGATGATTACTCGAAAAAACTGATATCGCCTCGTCGGCGCGGTCGGGGGCGACGGAAATGAGCAGACCGCCGGAGGTCTGGGCGTCGGAGAGCACGCCCACGAGCGCGTCGGCGACGCCGTTGTTCTGGAATCGCGAGCCGAGGGATTCGAGTGTACTTTTCCAGGCGCGCGTCAATACGCCACTCTCGGCCAGTCGCAGCGTTGGCCCGATCAGCGGGACGGCAGACGCGTTCAATTCGATCGTGACGCCCGACGCCTCGGCCATGCCCGCCGCGTGACCGACGAGGCCGAAGCCGGTGATGTCGGTACAGGCGTGGGCTCCGACAGCAAGCGCGACTTCGGCGGCGGCGGCGTTCAGCGTGGTCATGACGGCGATCGTTTCCGCCAGATCATCCTGCGAAATCTTGCCGCTCTTGGCCGCGCTGGTCATCACGCCCGAGCCGATCGGCTTGGTCAGGATCAGCACATCGCCCGGCCGGGCGCCGCGATTCGACAGGAACCGATCCGGATGCACCGTGCCCGTGACGGCCAGGCCGTATTTGATCTCGCTGTCGCGAACGGAGTGACCGCCGACGATGACCGCGCCGGATTCGGCGACCTTGCTCGCCCCGCCGGCGAGGATCTCGCTCAGAATCTCGACGGGCAGGTCCTTGTCCGGGAAGCCGACGATGTTGAGGCAGGTGATCGGCGTCGCCCCCATCGCGTAGCAATCCGACAGGCTGTTGGCCGCGGCGATCTGGCCGAAGGTGAAGGGATCATCGACGAGCGGCGGGAAGAAGTCGGCCGTCTGCACGATGGCAAGGTCGTCGCGCAGCTTGTACACGCCCGCGTCGGAGTAATGTTCCGGTCCGATGAGCAGGTTGGGGTGCGTCGTGGCGGGTAGGCGGCGCAGGACCTGCGCCAGGGCCTCGAAGGGCAGCTTGCCCGCTCAGCCGGCGCACGAGGCGTAGTTGGTCAGCTTGATCTGGCGACCGGGTGCCACGGGAACTCCTGAAGAAAGGGACTGAGGGAACAGGGATTGAGGGAATAAGGGAAGAAGTAGTACGCGAGGCTCCGACCGCCCCCTCAATCCCTTAATCTCTCATTCCCTTAGTCCTTGGTCTCACGACGCCATCGACTGCGCCAGGCGCGTCTCCAGCGGGATCAGGTTGTCACCCGCCAGCGTCACCCATTGCAGCAGTTCCGTCATCGAGGAGACTTCCTCCACCTGTTCCGTCACGAACCATTGCATGAAACTTCGCGTGGCGTAGTCCGTCTCCTTCTCCGTCAGGGCGACGATCTCGTTGATCTGGGCCGTCACGGTCAGCTCGCTGTCCACGGCGGCCTTGACGATCGCCTTGGCGTTGGAATAGTCCCCCTTGGGCTTGTCGATCGCGTCGAAGACGACTTTGCCGCCGACATCCTTGATAAAGTCGGCGATCTTGAGGGCGTGGCCCTGCTCTTCGACGGCCTGTTGCTTGAACCGCTGGGCAAAGACCTTCAGCCCCATCGCGTCGAAACAGTAGGACATGGCCAGGTACTTGTGCGCGGCGTTGAGTTCGTTGGCGACCTGTTGGTTGAGCCGGTCGTTCATCTTGGCGGAAATCATCATGGCGTAAGTCTCCTGAAAAGCCGTAGTCGGACAGTCTGTTTGGATGATACGGCTCGTCGCGCGGCCGATCAATAACGATCCATCCTATCGCTAACAGGGAGTTTATTTGTGTTTGCGACGGAATGGCAGCCGAGGGCGGCCGCTCTCCATCAATCGGACCGTCTAAATGCGGCCAATAGATAGTACCTGCCGGGATGGGCGTGCTCGAAGACGCGCTCGGCGCCAAGCTGGGCCGCTACGTTGTCGGTCCAATACGCGGCGCGGGGCGAGACCGGTCGCGGTCGGACGTACCGGGCCCTGAAATCCGGGTCGTTCCAAATGCGCGTGTCGTTTGTGGACCAGGGCTTCAAGCGCGTGCCCAGGGGCGCGGGAACATCGGGATTCCCGGGGGCGCCAAAGACCAGCACGATGAACTCCGGCTTGCGCCCCAGGACGTAACGCGTGTCGTATTCCTTGCGCATGAACTCTCCCGTGCTCTTGGCGATGGTTCGATCCGTCAGCCCCGTGATGTCAAGGATCGTCTGGTCCACGCAGAGGTAGCCAACGATGCCGATGTCCATGAGCGCCACGGTATCGCCCTTCTTCGCCGCGCCGGAGCGAAGCCACTGGGCGAGCGCCGTGTGGCCGGTCTTGTAACCGCGGGCGCGCATGGCGATGTGGTCGTGGAAAAAGGCGCGATCGTCGCTGCGCAGATACCAGAGCAAGGGGACGGCCAGCAGCACCAGAGGCGGACCGAGCCAGCGCGGATGGCGGACGAGGAGCGTGGCGATCCGACACCAGCCGATTGCGACGACGCCGGCAATGACCGGAAGGAATGGCATAAGCAGACGCCAGCCCAGCATCCAATCCGTCCCGGTCACAAATGGTAGAAGCGCCCCCGCTGCCGCAATGCAGAAGAGCGGGAGGCTCGCGCGGCGCGTCGCGCCCGAGAGGATCCAGCCGACGACGCCGATTCCGGCGCCGATGCCGTAGATATCAAAAAACGGGCGCAACGCGCCGTGACCAATGTAGGAGGCAGCGGCGACTTTCCAAAAGCCGCCGGCCTTGGCGTAGTAAGTGTTCGGAAGCCATTCGCCGTCGTAAGCGATCAGGCGAAAGACGAGGTGCGCGGCGAAGACGACGGTGACGATGAGAGCGTCAAAAAGGTGAATTCGGAATGGGGAATTCGGAATGCGGAATGACCGAAGGGCAGGCCGCTGGGCCACGAGCTGAGCAAGCCAGTAGATGGCAAAAAAAAGGATGCCCTCGGGGCGCGTGAGGGCGGCGCAGGCGAAGGCGATTCCCGCCCCCCGCCAACGACCGCTCTCCATGAATAAATGGCCGAGCAGCAGACCGAGAGAAATCTCCCCGGCGAGCAGCATCGTCTCCAATCCGCTGGTGCTGTTGAGGGCGTAGGCCGGAAAGACGGCAACCAGCGCGGCGGCGAGGATGGCGGCGACACCGCTCCGTAGCGGCGAATCGGCGGTGGCGCGCCCGATCCGCCAGACCAATGCCCCGATGGCGCCGATGGCGAGCGCGCCGCCCGCGATGCCGAGCCCCTTGGCGAACGGGGCGGCGTTGGACTCTCCGAAGAGGGCGATGATTGGAGTGACCAGCAGCATCAAGAGAAAGTTCGTGTAGCCCTCAACCTGTTCTCCGATGTTGAAGTACGGTCCGCGGCCCATGGCGAGGAAGCGGCTGTAACGGAAAGTGATGTACGCGTCGTCGTTGACATAGGCCCAGAAGTAGATGCAGTGGGCGATGTAAACCGCGACGGTAACGAGGAGACCGGCAACGACGAGACCAATTGCGGATTGCGGATTGGCGATTGCGGATTGAGACTTGCCGCCGTTCCTAGGGGCCGATCGGATTCGTGTCTTCGCACTGCTCATTGCAGGAGTCAATTCTACAGGACGCGAAGCCAGATCGCCTTGAGATAGGCCGATTCGGGACAGTCGAGCAGGACCGGATGATCCGGGGCCGCGGCCGTCTCCTCGAACTGTTGCAGTGTCCGCCGGGCATAGCGTGAGGCACGGTGCACGGTCTGAGTAAACATCTGCGGCGAGACAAGACCGCTGCAACTGCACGTCAGGAGGATGCCCCCGGGTCGGACGACCTGCATGGCGAGACTATTGAGGTCGTAGTATTTTCGCATTGCATCGTCGACATCTTCGCGGGAAATCGCGAGCTTGGGCGGGTCGAGCACGACGGCGTCGAACATGCGGCCGTTGGCGATCATCTGTCGCAGATAGATGAAGGCATCGCTGTGAATGAGGGCCAAGCGGGCATTGTTGAGATTGACGTTTTCCCTGGCAATGGCCAGCGCCGCCTCGTCGAGGTCGACCGAAATGACCTCCTTCGCCTGGCCGAGAATCTTGGCGGACAGCCCGAACCCCCCGGTGTAGCAACAGAGATCGAGGACGTTTGCCTCGCGGCAGAGGTTTGCGAAGCGGCGGCGGTTGTCCCGCTGATCGCAGAAGAAGCCGGTCTTGTGCCCCCCTGTCATGTCGACGCGATAACGAACACCGTGCTCCTGAATAAGGGCGCGAGTGCTGGCACCTTTCGAAACGTCCGGCACATGGAAGCCTTCCATCTTTTCCACGCGCTCGTCCGCCCTGTGAACGATCCGCCACTTGTCGCCGGCGCCTGCGGGCCGGTCCAGGCGCGTCGGCGGGCCGAGGGCGCCGGTAATGATCTCCGCGAGTTGATCGCGTCGTTGGAACATGCCGAGCGAGAAGAACTCGAAGACGAGATGGTCCGCGTACCGCTCGACGATCAATCCGCTGAGACCGTCGCCTTCGGCGTGGATGAGCCGGTACGCGTCGGTCACGGCGTCCAGGTTGAGTTGGCGGCGGAGGGTAATCGCGCGCTCGATCACCGTTCGCCAGAACGCGTCGTCGACGGGCGCATCGCCATACGTAAGGACGCGGAGCGCGATCTGCGAACCGGGATTGAAAAACCCCCTGCCGAACAGAAGCCCGCTCTTTTCGTAGATTTGGACGACATCGCCCGGTCTTGCGGCGGCATCCGCGCCATCGATCATCCGCTGGTAAATAAACGGATGTCGCGACGCCGACCGAAGCAGCACCCACGGCGATTGGGCGTTTGGCGGGGCCTGCGCGGATGTCGCGATGGAGCGAGTCGGACGGCGCGGCGCGAACTTTCGCGGCGGGGGCATTGGCCCATCGTCCGGGCGCGACCCGAGCGATGCAAGTATGCGGCGGACCGAGCCCGCCCCCTACCCCGTCGCCTCTTCCTGCATGAGCAGCGGCGGTCGGCGGCGGGGCCGAGCGGGCGCTTCGTTCCGTGGCGGATGGTGGACGGACTCTTGGGGAGGGGGTATACTGTTAGCGGACTTGGTCGGCTATGAGTGATGGATCGCGAGGCACGATATTATTTTTTTTTGACCGTATAACAGCATTCATCATCCTTCCCAAGCGATTCTCATGACCGGCTTCCGAGTCCTTCGTTGACGGGGAGATTCCCCGTCGGTTCGAAGTGATGCTCACTGGGGGAGCCGGAGTTTCATCATGTCACAATCTGTTGGAACGGTCTCCTTTGGTGGGGCCAGTGCGCCGTCTCGGTCGATTTTTCGGGATCATCAGCCCACTGCGGCTTGGTCTTGGTTGGTTTGCCGCTCCCTGGCAACCCGACGTTTCAACCGACGCGGACCACTAGTAGGGTTGGTTGTACTTCTCGGTGCAAGTAGTGCAGCCGCTCAATCGCTCGAATGGAAGCCTATTACATCTCTCGCCGGCGGGCGCTACGGAGTGGCCATGGCCTACGACAGCGCGCGCGCAATGACCGTGGTATTCGGTGGGCGGGGTAGCGGCTTCCTGGGAGAGACTTGGGAATGGGATGGGACCGGCTGGCACCAACGCCTGCCGGCAACACGACCACCGTCTCGCTACCGACACGCCTTGGCGTACGACAGCGGACGCGGCGTTACGGTCTTGTTTGGAGGCACTGACAGCTACGACCATGTCAGTTCTCTGGGTGACACATGGGAGTGGGACGGCACGAATTGGCAGCAGCGTCATTCTGCCTTCAGTCCGCCGACGCGATACGGACACGCCATGACTTATGACAGTGCTCGCGGTGCCATTGTCCTCTTCGGAGGCTCGCCGGAAATCGGCGCTTTCTTCGACGACACGTGGGAGTGGGATGGCTCCACTTGGCAGCAGCGCACGGTCGTGACAAGCCCATCGGCCCGGAGGGGTCATGGACTCGCCTACGATTCGGCCCGCGGGCTTAGCGTTCTCTTCGGCGGATACGATTCAGCTTCCCTTAGCGATACCTGGGAGTGGGACGGTCGCAACTGGGAGCAACGCAGTCCGGCTACCAGGCCTTCCGAGCGAAACGGTCATGCCATGGCCTACGACGCCCTTCATGGTAGAACGGTCTTGTTCGCAGGGGGGCCCGGCTTTGTGGGAGATAACGAGACGTGGCTATGGGATGGAACGAACTGGCAACGGCGCAACCCACCGAGCCAACCGCCAAGGCGAAAATACCATGGTTTGGTATATGACTCCATTCGTGGCCTTGTTGTCACTTATGGAGGTTTCGACACCGTGGGTACAATTTTTGGACTTGGCGACACGTGGGAATGGGATGGCGAGAATTGGACTGAGCGACCCCACCCACCCGCGCGCGCCAATCATTCTCTTGTTCACGACAAGGCCCGCCAAGTGAGCGTCATGTTCGGAGGCTGGAATCCCACAAATCACAACCTCGGCGATACCTGGGAGTGGGATGGAACGAATTGGTTCAAGCGAAACTCAGACGTCAGTCCGTCTCCACGATACGATCATGCGACGGCCTACGACAGCGGGCGCGGCGTCGTCGTTCTCTTTGGAGGATATGATGGGAGCCATCTCGACGACACGTGGGAGTGGGATGGAAGCTCCTGGCGCCAGCGCACCTCGCCAAACCGTCCGCCCGCGCGAAGCGCTTTCGCAATGGCCTATGACTCCGCACGCGGCGTGACCGTTCTGTTTGGAGGGAGTAGCGAGGGAGGCACGACGTTCGGCGACACGTGGGAGTGGGACGGGATGAACTGGCAACAGCGCCTCTCGATCAACAGCCCGTCGGCTCGATATGCACATGCCATGGCCTACGACAGTGCGCGGGGCGTAAGCGTGCTTTTCGGAGGAACCGGCAACGATCGCCTCGGGGAAGTATGGGAGTGGAATGGCCAGAACTGGTCGCGGCGTTTCAAAATCGTGGAGCCTGTGTCAACGACTACTCCTTTTGAGGGCGACGCCCCCTTCTCTCCGCAAACCGCGTCGATCCGTCCCGCGGCCAGGGTCTGGCACGCGCTCGCCTACGATAGCACCCGTCGCGTGACTTTGCTGTTCGGAGGTTACTTTCCGGGCAGTGAATACCTTAACGAAATCTGGGAGTGGGATGGCCACCAGTGGCAACAGCGAATCCCGGCGATGAACCCTCAGTCTCGGTATAGTCACGCAATGGCCTTTGACGACTCACGTGGCGTAACCGTGCTCTTTGGGGGGATCCGTGATGAATGGCTGGGAGATACGTGGGAGTACGGCCCACCGTGACCTGACTCACGAATACCGCGGTGCCTTAAACACGCGTAGCGTTCGAATAGCTACAAGAAGTAGCTCGCCGCAACACAGTTCAGTCGTGATGACCTCATTTGACCGAACTCGATGGCAGGCGATTATCGTCTCGGCGCAAATCCGGTACTGCAAATATGAGAAGGCTATTCGGTGGATTACCAGATTACACCGTCGCCTCTTCCTGCATGAGCAGCGGCGGTCGGCGGCGGCGACGGCGCTTCTTGGGCGCGCCGGCAATCCGCATTTCAGCTTCCCTGGGCTCCGCCGTGCCGGCTAATTCGAGGGCTTCCAACGCCGTCTCCGCGAAGAGATCGGCCTTCACTTCCTTCCACAGCTCCGCCGCGCGGTTGAAGACGCCACCGGAGACCATGATGTTCATCGTCGGGCAGGCGTTGATCTCGCGAACCTGGTCGATCAGCTCGCGGACCGCCGGGGCGTCGATCGGCCGGCTGCCGAAGATGAGCAACAGGTGCGGCTGGAGTTGACC
Above is a window of Phycisphaerae bacterium DNA encoding:
- the selD gene encoding selenide, water dikinase SelD yields the protein MPFEALAQVLRRLPATTHPNLLIGPEHYSDAGVYKLRDDLAIVQTADFFPPLVDDPFTFGQIAAANSLSDCYAMGATPITCLNIVGFPDKDLPVEILSEILAGGASKVAESGAVIVGGHSVRDSEIKYGLAVTGTVHPDRFLSNRGARPGDVLILTKPIGSGVMTSAAKSGKISQDDLAETIAVMTTLNAAAAEVALAVGAHACTDITGFGLVGHAAGMAEASGVTIELNASAVPLIGPTLRLAESGVLTRAWKSTLESLGSRFQNNGVADALVGVLSDAQTSGGLLISVAPDRADEAISVFSSNHLWPAVRVGKVGPKSDADVICRA
- a CDS encoding ferritin — encoded protein: MMISAKMNDRLNQQVANELNAAHKYLAMSYCFDAMGLKVFAQRFKQQAVEEQGHALKIADFIKDVGGKVVFDAIDKPKGDYSNAKAIVKAAVDSELTVTAQINEIVALTEKETDYATRSFMQWFVTEQVEEVSSMTELLQWVTLAGDNLIPLETRLAQSMAS
- a CDS encoding class I SAM-dependent rRNA methyltransferase; translated protein: MPPPRKFAPRRPTRSIATSAQAPPNAQSPWVLLRSASRHPFIYQRMIDGADAAARPGDVVQIYEKSGLLFGRGFFNPGSQIALRVLTYGDAPVDDAFWRTVIERAITLRRQLNLDAVTDAYRLIHAEGDGLSGLIVERYADHLVFEFFSLGMFQRRDQLAEIITGALGPPTRLDRPAGAGDKWRIVHRADERVEKMEGFHVPDVSKGASTRALIQEHGVRYRVDMTGGHKTGFFCDQRDNRRRFANLCREANVLDLCCYTGGFGLSAKILGQAKEVISVDLDEAALAIARENVNLNNARLALIHSDAFIYLRQMIANGRMFDAVVLDPPKLAISREDVDDAMRKYYDLNSLAMQVVRPGGILLTCSCSGLVSPQMFTQTVHRASRYARRTLQQFEETAAAPDHPVLLDCPESAYLKAIWLRVL
- a CDS encoding kelch repeat-containing protein codes for the protein MAYDSARAMTVVFGGRGSGFLGETWEWDGTGWHQRLPATRPPSRYRHALAYDSGRGVTVLFGGTDSYDHVSSLGDTWEWDGTNWQQRHSAFSPPTRYGHAMTYDSARGAIVLFGGSPEIGAFFDDTWEWDGSTWQQRTVVTSPSARRGHGLAYDSARGLSVLFGGYDSASLSDTWEWDGRNWEQRSPATRPSERNGHAMAYDALHGRTVLFAGGPGFVGDNETWLWDGTNWQRRNPPSQPPRRKYHGLVYDSIRGLVVTYGGFDTVGTIFGLGDTWEWDGENWTERPHPPARANHSLVHDKARQVSVMFGGWNPTNHNLGDTWEWDGTNWFKRNSDVSPSPRYDHATAYDSGRGVVVLFGGYDGSHLDDTWEWDGSSWRQRTSPNRPPARSAFAMAYDSARGVTVLFGGSSEGGTTFGDTWEWDGMNWQQRLSINSPSARYAHAMAYDSARGVSVLFGGTGNDRLGEVWEWNGQNWSRRFKIVEPVSTTTPFEGDAPFSPQTASIRPAARVWHALAYDSTRRVTLLFGGYFPGSEYLNEIWEWDGHQWQQRIPAMNPQSRYSHAMAFDDSRGVTVLFGGIRDEWLGDTWEYGPP